The following is a genomic window from Bacillus sp. FJAT-52991.
CTTGGTCATGAGGATTCATTAAATAAGCTTGTCGAAAATAATCTCTCGCTTCTTTCACTCGATTCTGAAAAATCGCGTCGAGCCCAAGATGAATCACTTTTGCTAGATCACTATCCGCTGACTGCATATATTTCTCCAACAGCAAAATTTGCTGTTCTCGATTGCTATTTCTTCCTTCTAGCAAATAGTAACTACGAAGCGCTTGTGGATTTTCCGGATCAAGTTCTAATGCTTTTTTTATTAAAGCATCCGCTTTTTTGCGATGACCTGTTTTTTTCATTAAAGTAGCATAGCCAGTATGAGTAGCTGCACTATTGGGGTGAAGGCGCAATGATTCGAGAAATGCTTGCTCCGACTCGACCCAGCGCTCTGTTTCCATGTATACATGGGCCAAAACATACAATGCCGCTTCTGGCTCATATCCTAATCTAATAACCTCTATTAAATGCTCTTCCGCTTCTTTAAAGTGATTTAAGGCATAATAGCTGTACCCTAACATATACCAAAGACGCCCATTTTCTAAATTCTGAGCCATTTCCTCTGTTGCTAAAGAGATGACTTGCTGGTAACGTCCTATATCAAAATAATGCTCAATGA
Proteins encoded in this region:
- a CDS encoding tetratricopeptide repeat protein, with product MSENAAVSLEVIEHYFDIGRYQQVISLATEEMAQNLENGRLWYMLGYSYYALNHFKEAEEHLIEVIRLGYEPEAALYVLAHVYMETERWVESEQAFLESLRLHPNSAATHTGYATLMKKTGHRKKADALIKKALELDPENPQALRSYYLLEGRNSNREQQILLLEKYMQSADSDLAKVIHLGLDAIFQNRVKEARDYFRQAYLMNPHDQELLELLEELELASHPLYAPNRWIERVGGPGVFWLLGIGLTLLLGVLEFTTASVICLFTYITIAIYSWLSEPLIKMIKKVRG